GAACGCCTTCAGGAGGGCGCGCTGGACGGCGTCCTCGGCGTCGGCGCGGTTGCCGAGCAGGCGGTACGCGACGGCGTAGAGCCGGCCGGCGTACGCCTCCGCGTGGCGGGTGAACGTCGCCTCATCCATCTCACACAGGTATACGTCCGGGGCGGAGGGAATGGGTGGAAGAGTCGCCGCGCGTGTGCAAGACTCTCGACGCCCGAGCGCTTCGGCCGGCACGGGGAGGTGTCACCCATGAGCAAGCGTCAGGACGGAGCCCTCACTCGACGTGGGTTCCTCATCGCCACCGGCGTCGCCGCGCTGGGCGCCGGCCTCCGGGGCGGCGCATCGGCTCAGCCGCCCCCGGCGCCGATCGCCGGCAAGGAGAAACTGATCGTCAGGAGCGGCCGCCCCGTGAATCTGGAGGCGCGGCTCGCGGACCTGAAGGATTACTACACGCCCGAAGAGCTCTTCTACGTCCGGAACAACTACGACGCGGCGCCGATCGATCCGGCGCAGTGGTCCCTGAAGATCGAGGGCGAGGTGGGCAACCCCGTCGTCCTCGGTCTCGCCGACCTCCGGAAGCTCCCGATGCTCACCCAGGACGTCACGCTCGAGTGCGCCGGCAATGGTCGATCGTTCCACAGGCCGCGCGCCTCCGGCATCCAGTGGGAGCACGGGGCGGTCGGCAACGCGGCGTGGAAGGGCGTGCGCCTGGCGGACGTGCTGGCGCTGGCGACGCCAACGGCGTCGGCGCAGCACGTCGCCTTCGACGGCGCGGACACGCCGCCGACGCCCCAGGCCCCAGACTTCATCCGGAGCGTTCCGATGTGGAAGGCCCTCGAGCGCCACACGATGATCGCGCTCGAGATGGGGGGCAAGCCGATCCCGCATCTCCACGGCGGGCCGGCCCGCGTGGTGGTGCCGGGCTTCGTCGGTTCGGCGTCCATCAAGTGGCTCGAGCGCATCATGCTCCTCACCGAGGAGTTCAACGGCTTCTACATGAAGTCGAACTACACGGCACCGCGCGCCGACAACGACAAGGAGATCTACTCGCTCCAGTCCCTCGAGGTGAAGTCGGTGATCGTCGGGCCGGCCGACGGCGCGAGGCTCCCGGCCGGACGCACGCCGGTCTGGGGCTGGGCGTGGAGCGGCGAGGGCGAGCTCACCGGCCTCGACGTCTCGACCGATGGCGGCCAGACCTGGACGCCGGGAAAGTTCACCGGGCCCTGGGGCCGCTACTCCTGGCGGAAGTGGGAACACGAGTGGGACGCGAAGGCGGGGACCCACACCGTCATGGCGCGCGCGACGGACAGTCTGGGACGGGTCCAGCCGACGACCCGCGCGTTCAACCGGCTCGGCTACCGCTGGAACGTGATCCACGCGGTCAAGGTCGATGTGGCGTAGCGCCGCGCTGGCGACCGTCCTGGCGCTCGTGGCCGGGGCGGCTGCGTCGCGCCCGCCCGGCGCCGCCGCGCAGAATCCGCCGATCCCGCAGACACCGGGCTGGGAGCTGATCATGCGCTGCGTGATCTGTCACAGCGTCGAGATCGCGGTCCAGCAGCGCTTCGGGCCGCAGGGCTGGTCGGACACGCTCGACCGCATGATCAAGTACGGCGCGCCCATCCCGGCGGAGGACAAGCAGAAGCTGCTCGTCTACCTGCTCCGGCACTACCGAGACCCCGACGGCCGCTGACTTCCGGCCGAGGGTCGTCCACGCGGGGTGGCGTCGCGATCGTGGGCGGGCGGCGCCGCTGATACGATAGAATCCGTGGGTAAGTCGCCGGCGGCGCCGCCGTCGGATACGCCTGGAGAGCAAGCGTGAGAGCTCGGGTCCTCGCCGTCGTCCTCGTCCTCGTGCTGGCGCTCTGCGCGCCCCCCGCCTCCGCCCAGTCCGGGACGCTCGCGCTCACCTCGGCCGTCGCTGGGGTCGAGGTATGGGTCGACGAGCAGCGCGTCGGCGAGCTCACGCCGGACGCCCCGCTCGTCATCCCGAACCTCTCCACCGGCTCGCACCGGGTCGTCGCGAAGAGGGGCACCCGCACCTGGGAACGCGCCGTCCCGGTCACGGCCGACGAGCGCACGAGCGTCGAGATCCAGATCGACCTGACGGGACAGGCGCCCGCGCTCGCGCGCCTGACCGAGGTCGCTTCCCTCGTGGACTCGATGTACGTGGTCGCGCCCGACTTCGACCAGTTCCGGCTCGGCGCGCTCCGCGGCCTCGAGAAGCTCCTGCCCGAGGGATCGCTCGCCGTCGTCACCACGGCCGAGGGCACCGCGATCACCTACCGCGGCCCGCCGCCCGGGGGCAACACGCGCATCCTCTTCGCGGCGCCGGCGGAGCGCGAGACCGTGCTGCGCGACCTCGTCTTCGTCGCGGGCCTCGCCCGCGAGGCCGCGCCGGCCGTCCAGCTCGGGGCGCTCGAGCAGACGCTGCTCCAGGGAGGGCTCGGCGCCCTCGACGTCCACTCCGCGTTCCTCAACCGGGACACCTACCGGGACATGCAGGTCGACATCAGCGGCACGTTCGTCGGCATCGGCATCGAGCTGACGCGCAAGGACGAGGCGCTGAGCGTGCTCGCGCCCATCGAGGGCACGCCCGCCCACCGGGCGGGGCTCCAGACGGGGGACCAGATCGTCAGCATCGACGGGACCTCCGCCGCCGGCATGGCGTTGCCCGACGCGGTCAAGCGCATCCGGGGCCGGGCGGGCACCAAGGTGACGCTCGGGATCCTGCGCGAGGGCTGGGACGCGCCGCGCGATTTCGAGATCACGCGCGAGCAGATCCGCGTGCACTCGGTGCAGAGCCGCGAGCTCGAGCCCGGGATCGGTTACGTGCGGATCCGCCAGTTTCAGGAGAAGACCGCGGCCGACCTCGAGGACGCGCTCGCCGGCTGGAAGAGCGGCGCGCTCCAGGGCCTCGTGCTCGACCTCCGGAACAATCCCGGAGGGCTGCTCACGGCCGCCGTGGGCGTGGCCCAGAAGTTCCTCGACCAGGGGCGGCTCGTCGTCTACACGCAGGGGCGGGTCAAGAACCAGAACGCGCGCCTCATGGCGAACGGCAAGCGCGCGTACACGGACTTTCCGATCGCGGTGCTCGTCAACGGCGGCAGCGCCTCGGCGTCGGAGATCGTCGCGGGCGCGCTCCAGGACTGGGGACGGGCCGTGCTGGTCGGCAACAGGACGTTCGGCAAGGGCTCCGTGCAGACGATTATTCCGCTCTCCGATGGCACCGGGCTCCGGCTGACCACGGCGCGTTACTACACGCCGAAGGGCCGCTCCATCGACGGCACCGGCCTCGAGCCCGAGACCATCGTGGCCGCCGGCGACGCCGCGGGGCAGGCGACCGCGGCGGATCCCCAGCTCCAGCAAGCGCTCGCGGAGCTGCGGACGCGGATCGCCGAGCATCAGGGCCGCTGAGGAGGCTCGCCGCATGAACTACCGTCCGGTCGAGGGCTGGGGGCGCCTGCCCGAGGGCTGGTCCTTCGTCGAGGCCACGAGCGTGGCCGTGGGCCCGAAGGACGACGTGTACGTGTTCAACCGGGGCGCGCACCCGGTCATCGTGTTCGACCGCGACGGGAAATTCCTCCGGTCCTGGGGTGAGGGCGTCTTCCGCCGCGCGCACGGCATCACGATCGGCCCCGACGGAACGCTCTGGCTCACGGACGACCTGCACCACACGATCCGCCAGTTCACGCCCGACGGGAAGCTGCTCC
This DNA window, taken from Candidatus Methylomirabilota bacterium, encodes the following:
- a CDS encoding S41 family peptidase: MRARVLAVVLVLVLALCAPPASAQSGTLALTSAVAGVEVWVDEQRVGELTPDAPLVIPNLSTGSHRVVAKRGTRTWERAVPVTADERTSVEIQIDLTGQAPALARLTEVASLVDSMYVVAPDFDQFRLGALRGLEKLLPEGSLAVVTTAEGTAITYRGPPPGGNTRILFAAPAERETVLRDLVFVAGLAREAAPAVQLGALEQTLLQGGLGALDVHSAFLNRDTYRDMQVDISGTFVGIGIELTRKDEALSVLAPIEGTPAHRAGLQTGDQIVSIDGTSAAGMALPDAVKRIRGRAGTKVTLGILREGWDAPRDFEITREQIRVHSVQSRELEPGIGYVRIRQFQEKTAADLEDALAGWKSGALQGLVLDLRNNPGGLLTAAVGVAQKFLDQGRLVVYTQGRVKNQNARLMANGKRAYTDFPIAVLVNGGSASASEIVAGALQDWGRAVLVGNRTFGKGSVQTIIPLSDGTGLRLTTARYYTPKGRSIDGTGLEPETIVAAGDAAGQATAADPQLQQALAELRTRIAEHQGR
- a CDS encoding sulfite oxidase, producing MSKRQDGALTRRGFLIATGVAALGAGLRGGASAQPPPAPIAGKEKLIVRSGRPVNLEARLADLKDYYTPEELFYVRNNYDAAPIDPAQWSLKIEGEVGNPVVLGLADLRKLPMLTQDVTLECAGNGRSFHRPRASGIQWEHGAVGNAAWKGVRLADVLALATPTASAQHVAFDGADTPPTPQAPDFIRSVPMWKALERHTMIALEMGGKPIPHLHGGPARVVVPGFVGSASIKWLERIMLLTEEFNGFYMKSNYTAPRADNDKEIYSLQSLEVKSVIVGPADGARLPAGRTPVWGWAWSGEGELTGLDVSTDGGQTWTPGKFTGPWGRYSWRKWEHEWDAKAGTHTVMARATDSLGRVQPTTRAFNRLGYRWNVIHAVKVDVA